In Macaca fascicularis isolate 582-1 chromosome 15, T2T-MFA8v1.1, one genomic interval encodes:
- the NUP188 gene encoding nucleoporin NUP188 isoform X3, with protein sequence MWCPPWNRLSHNMVAPMSVYACLGNDAAAIRDAFLTRLQSKIEDMRIKVMILEFLTVAVETQPGLIELFLNLEVKDGSDGSKEFSLGMWSCLHAVLELIDSQQQDRYWCPPLLHRAAIAFLHALWQDRRDSAMLVLRTKPKFWENLTSPLFGTLSPPSETSEPSILETCALIMKIICLEIYYVVKGSLDQSLKDTLKKFSIEKRFAYWSGYVKSLAVHVAETEGSSCTSLLEYQMLVSAWRMLLIIATTHADIMHLTDSVVRHQLFLDVLDGTKALLLVPASVNCLRLGSMQCTLLLILLRQWKRELGSVDEILGPLTEILEGVLQADQQLMEKTKAKVFSAFITVLQMKEMRVSDIPQYSQLVLNVCETLQEEVIALFDQTRHSLALGGATEDKDSMETDDCSRSRHRDQRDGVCVLGLHLAKELCEVDEDGDSWLQVTRRLPILPTLLTTLEVSLRMKQNLHFTEATLHLLLTLARTQQGATAVAGAGITQSICLPLLSVYQLSTNGTAQTPSASRKSLDAPSWPGVYRLSMSLMERLLKTLRYNFLTEALDFVGVHQERTLQCLNAVRTVQSLACLEEADHTVGFILQLSNFMKEWHFHLPQLMRDIQVNLGYLCQACTSLLHSRKMLQHYLQNKNGDGLPSAVAQRVQRPPSAASAAPSSSKQPAADTEASEQRALHTVQYGLLKILSRTLAALRHFTPDVCQILLDQSLDLAEYNFLFALSFTTPTFDSEVAPSFGTLLATVNVALNMLGELDKKKEPLTQAVGLSTQAEGTRTLKSLLMFTMENCFYLLISQAMRYLRDPAVHPRDKQRMKQELSSELSTLLSSLSRYFRRGAPSSPATGVLPSPQGKSTSLSKASPESQEPLIQLVQAFVRHVQR encoded by the exons ATGTGGTGTCCCCCCTGGAACAGGCTCTCTCACAACATG GTGGCCCCAATGTCAGTGTATGCTTGTCTGGGCAATGATGCGGCTGCCATTCGTGATGCCTTCCTGACCCGATTGCAGAGCAAAATTGAGGACATGCGCATCAAAGTTATGATTCTAGAGTTCCTCACAGTTGCAGTAGAGACCCAGCCAGGCCTCATCGAACTGTTTCTGAACCTGGAGGTTAAGGATGGCAGTGATGGCTCAAAG GAATTCAGCCTTGGGATGTGGAGCTGTCTCCATGCAGTGCTGGAGCTGATTGATTCCCAACAGCAAGATCGATACTGGTGCCCACCCCTGCTGCATCGTGCCGCCATTGCCTTTTTGCATGCTCTGTGGCAGGACCGGAGGGACAGTGCCATGCTGGTCCTCCGAACCAA acCCAAGTTTTGGGAAAATTTAACCAGTCCACTGTTTGGAaccctttctcctccctctgaAACATCAGAG CCCAGCATCCTGGAAACCTGTGCCCTCATCATGAAGATAATTTGCTTGGAGATATACTATGTAGTTAA GGGTTCATTAGACCAGTCATTAAAAGATACACTCAAGAAATTTTCCATCGAGAAACGCTTTGCCTACTGGTCAGGGTATGTCAAGTCATTGGCAGTTCACGTGGCCGAAACAGAAGGCAGCAGCTGCACCTCCTTGTTAGAGTACCAGATGCTGGTGTCCGCCTGGAGGATGCTTCTCATCATTGCCACCACTCAT GCAGATATAATGCACCTGACTGACTCTGTGGTGCGTCACCAGCTTTTTCTTGACGTGCTTGATGGAACCAAAGCATTA CTCCTAGTTCCAGCCTCAGTGAACTGCCTTCGCCTCGGCTCCATGCAGTGCACTCTGCTGCTTATCCTCCTCCGGCAGTGGAAGAG AGAGTTAGGTTCCGTGGATGAAATCCTTGGACCCTTGACGGAGATCCTGGAAGGAGTGCTGCAGGCCGACCAGCAACTCATGGAGAAGACCAAGGCCAAGGTGTTCTCAGCATTCATCACAGTGTTGCAAATGAAGGAGATGAGAG TAAGTGACATCCCCCAGTACTCCCAGCTGGTGCTGAACGTCTGTGAGACCCTCCAAGAGGAAGTGATTGCACTCTTCGACCAGACCCGCCACAGTCTGGCATTAGGCGGTGCCACCGAGGACAAGGACAGCATGGAGACTGACGACTGTTCTCGGTCCCGGCACAGGGACCAGCGTGATGGG GTGTGTGTCCTGGGcctgcacctggccaaggagCTGTGTGAGGTAGATGAGGATGGTGACTCCTGGCTGCAGGTGACCCGCAGGCTCCCCATCCTACCTACCCTCCTCACCACCCTAGAGGTGAGCCTTCGCATGAAGCAGAACCTACATTTCACTGAGGCCACACTGCATCTGCTTCTCACCCTGGCTCGCACTCAGCAG ggAGCCACAGCAGTGGCTGGAGCTGGCATCACCCAGAGCATTTGTTTGCCCCTTCTAAGTGTGTACCAGCTGAGCACCAATGGCACAGCACAG ACGCCTAGCGCCTCTCGGAAGTCCCTGGATGCCCCCTCTTGGCCAGGAGTCTACCGCCTGTCCATGTCCTTGATGGAGCGGCTGCTGAAAACTCTGCGCTACAACTTCCTGACTGAGGCCCTGGACTTCGTAGGTGTCCACCAGGAGCGGACCTTACAG TGCCTCAACGCGGTGAGGACAGTGCAGAGTCTGGCCTGCCTGGAGGAGGCGGACCACACCGTGGGTTTTATTCTGCAGCTCTCCAACTTCATGAAGGAGTGGCACTTCCACTTGCCTCAGCTCATGCGTGATATCCAG GTCAACCTGGGTTACCTGTGCCAGGCATGCACCTCCCTCCTGCACAGTCGAAAGATGCTGCAGCATTACTTACAG AACAAAAATGGGGATGGCCTCCCCTCGGCCGTTGCCCAGCGAGTCCAGAGGCCACcgtctgctgcttctgctgccccctcctcctccaaGCAGCCCGCTGCTGACACAGAGGCATCAGAGCAGCGGGCCTTGCACACAGTCCAGTATGGCCTTCTCAAGATCCTCAGCAGGACGCTGGCAGCCCTGCGCCACTTCACCCCAGACGTCTGCCAGATCCTGCTGGATCAG TCCCTGGACCTTGCTGAATACAACTTCCTGTTTGCCCTGAGCTTTACCACTCCCACCTTTGACTCCGAAGTGGCCCCCTCCTTTGGGACCCTTCTGGCTACAGTGAATGTGGCCCTCAACATGCTTGGAGAG CTGGACAAGAAAAAGGAGCCCCTCACCCAGGCAGTGGGGCTCAGCACACAGGCAGAAGGGACCAGGACGTTAAA GTCCCTCCTGATGTTTACCATGGAAAACTGCTTCTACCTGCTCATCTCTCAGGCGATGCGGTACCTTAGGGACCCAGCTGTGCATCCCCGGGACAAACAGCGGATGAAGCAGGAGCTCAGCTCTGAGTTG agcacgctgctctccagcctctcGCGCTACTTCCGCCGGGGAGCCCCCAGCTCCCCTGCCACTGGTGTCCTCCCCTCGCCGCAGGGCAAGTCCACCTCTCTCTCCAAAGCCAGCCCTGAGAGTCAAGAGCCTCTGATCCAGCTAGTGCAGGCATTTGTCCGGCATGTGCAAAGATAG